One genomic region from Bacteroidota bacterium encodes:
- a CDS encoding tetratricopeptide repeat protein, whose product MAFSQKNDSAYWLEKGNDAMHNERYAVAISHYSKVISMSPSWCKPYVSRAKAKYYLEQYDNAISDCSMAISICPSDTAAWYNRGVAECHKKDYDQAISDLSKTIELDSTNAEAHYMLGLSKSGLKMYEDDLGQQRIAVKIKPEFGKAWGEMGYSNGMLGKNEEAVSDIDSSITLGDSSYINFYNRGANELALKRYEDAATDLSIALAMNGQDAYAWVDLGNANTSLQKYDDAIKDYNTSILIDPLDASTFIDRGACYFFKGEYASAINDFTSALNLDPKNAAAYSWRGQAREKYKQLQNAINDFSMAISLNPAKASYYDNRGVTEEEAGDFHSAIEDFKKAIELDPENTNYPDNLKTAEEHQQK is encoded by the coding sequence ATGGCCTTCTCACAGAAAAACGATTCTGCTTATTGGTTGGAAAAAGGCAATGATGCAATGCATAACGAACGCTATGCAGTTGCCATTTCTCATTATTCGAAAGTAATCTCAATGAGCCCGTCCTGGTGCAAGCCTTATGTATCGAGGGCAAAAGCAAAATATTATCTTGAGCAATATGATAATGCGATCAGCGATTGTTCAATGGCAATATCGATTTGCCCTTCCGACACAGCTGCATGGTACAACCGTGGAGTTGCCGAGTGTCACAAAAAGGATTATGATCAGGCAATTTCAGATTTAAGTAAAACGATTGAATTGGATTCGACCAATGCCGAAGCACATTACATGCTCGGACTTTCAAAATCGGGACTAAAGATGTATGAAGATGATCTTGGACAACAGAGGATAGCAGTTAAAATCAAGCCCGAGTTCGGAAAAGCGTGGGGCGAAATGGGATATTCCAATGGAATGCTTGGGAAAAATGAAGAAGCGGTTTCCGATATTGATAGTTCAATAACGCTGGGTGATAGTTCGTACATTAATTTTTACAACAGGGGCGCGAATGAACTTGCGTTGAAAAGATATGAAGATGCTGCTACAGATCTCTCGATCGCTCTTGCCATGAATGGACAGGATGCTTATGCTTGGGTGGATCTCGGTAATGCAAATACTTCACTTCAAAAATATGACGATGCAATTAAGGATTACAATACCTCCATTTTAATAGACCCTCTTGATGCAAGTACTTTTATTGATCGCGGCGCTTGTTATTTTTTCAAAGGGGAATATGCTTCTGCCATCAATGATTTTACCAGTGCCCTTAATCTTGATCCGAAAAATGCAGCAGCATATTCGTGGCGCGGGCAGGCACGGGAAAAATACAAACAGTTGCAGAATGCGATCAACGACTTTTCCATGGCTATTTCACTGAATCCGGCCAAGGCATCTTATTACGATAATCGCGGAGTTACAGAAGAAGAGGCCGGGGATTTTCATTCAGCCATTGAAGATTTTAAGAAAGCGATTGAACTGGATCCGGAAAACACAAATTACCCTGATAATTTGAAAACAGCAGAAGAGCATCAGCAGAAATAA